Proteins encoded in a region of the Bradyrhizobium sp. CB3481 genome:
- the glp gene encoding gephyrin-like molybdotransferase Glp, translating into MALMPVADALSAILSGADPLPEEMVALEAAHHRVLARDVAARRTQPPEAMSAMDGYAVRAADAADLSARLKVIGEVAAGRPFERKVGQGEAVRIFTGGVIPDGADAVIIQEDTAVDGDHITITEAAAPGRHIRAAGVDFREGDVLLKRGRRLTDRDLSLAAGMNYPQVAVHRRPKIAMLATGDELVMPGTTPGPGQIVYSNGYALRALAEDEGAEVIDLGVAADTVEATTAGIRRASEAGADVLITMGGASVGDHDLVKRSLEAEGTTMAFWRIAMRPGKPMMHGRLGAMRVIGLPGNPVSSYVCGFLFLVPLIRALSGRDHVHHVRESAVLGRDLAANDQREDYLRARLEEREDGTLTAVPVTHQDSSLLGNLAAARALVIRPPFAPAAVKGSRCELLRLPE; encoded by the coding sequence GTGGCCTTGATGCCGGTTGCCGATGCCTTATCCGCGATCCTCAGTGGCGCCGATCCGCTACCCGAGGAAATGGTCGCGCTCGAAGCCGCCCATCATCGCGTGCTGGCGCGCGACGTCGCGGCACGGCGGACCCAGCCGCCTGAGGCGATGTCGGCGATGGACGGCTATGCGGTGCGCGCCGCTGACGCCGCCGATCTCTCCGCCCGGCTGAAAGTGATCGGCGAGGTCGCTGCCGGCCGCCCGTTCGAACGGAAGGTCGGCCAAGGCGAAGCGGTGCGGATATTCACCGGCGGCGTGATCCCTGACGGGGCCGACGCCGTCATCATCCAGGAAGACACGGCGGTCGACGGCGATCATATCACCATCACCGAAGCCGCCGCCCCGGGGCGGCATATCCGCGCTGCCGGCGTCGATTTCCGCGAGGGTGACGTGCTGCTGAAGCGTGGGCGCCGCCTCACCGACCGCGACCTGTCGCTCGCCGCCGGCATGAACTATCCGCAAGTCGCCGTGCACCGCCGACCGAAAATCGCGATGCTCGCCACCGGCGACGAACTGGTGATGCCGGGTACGACGCCCGGACCCGGCCAGATCGTCTATTCCAACGGTTATGCGTTGCGGGCGCTGGCCGAGGACGAGGGCGCCGAGGTCATCGATCTCGGGGTCGCCGCCGACACCGTCGAGGCCACCACGGCAGGCATCCGCCGCGCTAGCGAGGCAGGAGCGGACGTCCTGATCACCATGGGCGGCGCCTCGGTCGGCGACCACGACCTCGTCAAGCGATCGCTCGAGGCCGAAGGGACGACGATGGCTTTTTGGCGGATCGCGATGCGGCCGGGCAAGCCGATGATGCATGGCAGGCTCGGCGCAATGCGGGTGATCGGCCTGCCCGGCAATCCCGTCTCCTCCTATGTCTGCGGCTTCCTGTTCCTGGTGCCGCTGATTCGCGCATTATCGGGCCGCGACCACGTCCATCACGTCAGGGAAAGCGCCGTTTTGGGCCGCGACCTTGCCGCCAACGACCAGCGCGAAGATTATCTCCGCGCCCGTCTCGAAGAGCGCGAGGATGGCACGCTGACCGCCGTGCCGGTCACCCACCAGGACTCCTCGCTGCTCGGGAATCTCGCTGCGGCACGGGCACTTGTGATACGTCCGCCATTCGCGCCGGCTGCCGTGAAGGGGTCGCGTTGCGAGCTCTTACGCCTGCCGGAGTGA
- a CDS encoding HAD family phosphatase → MNSPPAPNSADVLLFDLGRVVLDISLDRVMACWAGHAGCTPNDLAARFIVDDSFKHHEIGRIDDAAFFANLRQSLGIAITDAQFLEGWNAIFTGEMPGIAPLLAGAARRMPLYAFSNTNPAHVAHFSQAYAELLSHFREIFLSSTIGLRKPDAEAYDHVIRAIGVPASRILFFDDSAANIEGARARGLSAIHVTSTDDVARALTALGI, encoded by the coding sequence ATGAATTCTCCGCCAGCGCCCAATTCCGCCGACGTCCTATTGTTCGACCTCGGCCGTGTCGTGCTCGATATCAGCCTCGACCGCGTGATGGCGTGCTGGGCAGGCCATGCGGGCTGCACGCCCAACGACCTCGCCGCGCGCTTCATTGTCGACGACAGTTTCAAGCACCACGAGATCGGCCGGATCGACGACGCCGCGTTCTTTGCAAACCTGCGCCAGTCGCTCGGCATCGCCATCACGGACGCCCAGTTCCTGGAGGGTTGGAACGCGATCTTCACCGGCGAGATGCCCGGCATCGCGCCGCTTCTGGCCGGTGCGGCTCGGCGGATGCCGCTCTATGCTTTTTCCAACACCAATCCGGCCCATGTCGCGCATTTCTCGCAGGCCTATGCGGAGTTGCTCAGTCATTTCCGCGAGATATTCCTGTCCTCGACGATCGGTTTGCGCAAACCGGACGCCGAAGCCTATGATCATGTGATAAGAGCGATCGGCGTGCCGGCGTCGCGGATTCTGTTCTTCGACGATTCAGCCGCCAATATCGAAGGCGCGCGGGCGCGCGGCCTTTCTGCCATCCACGTGACATCGACGGATGACGTGGCAAGGGCATTGACCGCACTTGGAATATAA